CAGtataaaaccacaagattcaaaagtctccctTATTTTCTTAAACTACGTGCCTAGTCAAATTAACATAAATTGACACGGAGGGAGTAGAACATAGTGCAAATACCTTTGCTTTAAGTCCTTTTTTGAGCCTTTGGCTGATATTATTTTATCAAACATGACAATCTAATTAGTACTTCCTTCGTATTGAATAATCAGATTGCATAAATTGGAGTTCGTTCCAAGGTAGATTTCAAATGGTACAGGTAGTTCTGTTTTGAAGTACGCTTGTGTTACAGTAACGAATTTATCTTTCACTTGGAAGTTGTTAAAGTTCCTGTTTTCTAGCTTTAAAGCCTTATTTTGTTTTTTGCGGTatacaatattttgatttttactGCAAGGGCTTTTCGTATTACAATGTTTGCTGAAATACAAGATACTTCTTTTAAGTTGGTCTGCTTTGGGGTCTTGACTCCTCTATTACTTGTGATTTCGAGTCATGATGATTAAACTGGCTAATTACAACTACATGGATTTAGGGGATTGATCGTGAAAGAGTGGAAAAAATGGAAGCTCGATTAAAGGATGACATTATGCGAGAAGCTGACCGTTATCAAGGAGCAATAATGGTTATTCATGAAACTGATGACGGTCAAATATTTGATGCTTGGGAACATGTGAGCTCTGATGCAGTTCAAACTCCCGTGGAGGTCTTTAAGTGCTTGGAGGCTGATGGTTTTCCTATAAAGTATGCTCGTGTTCCAATCACTGATGGCAAAGCTCCCAAAAGTTCTGACTTCGATGTATTGTCTTTTAATATAGCGTCTGCTTCCAAGGATACTGCTTTTGTCTTTAATTGCCAGGTAACGTataaattcttcttcttcttcttcttcttcttcttcttcttcttctatttacttgtattTTCTGAGACATTTGGCTCCAAACAGATGATGCTGATTTTACTTATTTCTGCTATCACAGATGGGTATAGGGAGGACTACTACTGGAACTGTAACTGCATGCCTTTTGAAATTACGTATTGATTGTGGGAGACCCATTAGAGTATTGCATGATGCATCAAATCTTGATTTAGGTGGTGGTATGTCAAGCGGTGATGAAAATGAAGGCCAAGCCCATCCACCTGCATCATTAGTATTGAAAAGTAGACCTCAAACACATACAAATGACACATTTGGGATAAATGACATCCTGTTGCTCTCGAAAATAACAAGATTGTTTGATAATGGGGTGGAATGCCGAGAGGCCTTAGATGCTATTATTGATCGATGTTCAGCTCTGCAGAACATACGCCAAGCGGTCTTGCAATACAGAGAGTTGTTTAATCAGCAGCATAATGAGCCTAGAGACAGAAAAGTAGCACTAAATCGTGGTGCTGAATACTTGGAAAGATATTTTCGTTTGATTGCTTTTGCTGCATATCTTGGCAGCGAAGCATTTGATGGATTTTGTGGACAAGGCGAATCGAGGATGTCATTCAAAGATTGGCTGCACAAGAGGCCGGAGGTTCAAGCAATGAAGTGGTCAATTAGATTAAGGCCTGGGAGATTCTTTACCATCCCTGTAATGCTTCTGACATCTGTCTGTCTCATGGTTATGGATTCGTTTGAAGCTCGATTTGATTCTGTTATAATTGTTAGTGCAGGAGGAACTAAGAGCTCCCCATGAGTCACAGCACGGGGATGCTGTTATGGAAGCTATTGTGAAAGACCGGAATGGCTCTGTTCTTGGGAAAGGGTCTATTCTCAAGATGTATTTCTTTCCTGGCCAAAGAACTTCTAGTCACATACAAATTCACGGTGCTCCTCATGTTTACAAGGTATGCTAAATATCCACTATTGTCAGGACAATAAGAGAAGCTGAATTTTTATTTCACATGCCTAATAGGGAGATAGTTATGCTTCTGTTTAGGGCCTTTATGATAGAGATATGCCATGTTTTCCCCCAAAATTTTCATGACATAGATTTGAAACCAAGTGACATAAACATCATATGGCAAAGAATAATTTGCAACTAGATAGAGTAATAATGCTTTGAGACAATTTTAGCATACAGTATATTAGTGtatgctaatttttttttttttttctgtttcaatttttttttagcatACATTCATATATAGAGTATTATGTTACATCTGTAAATGTGTTGTTACTAAGTTTAACTTAACATATTTTTTTGGTTGCCCATATTGGGCGCGAGACCAATACATAAATAGACTTGAGAAAATTAGGATCAATGCAAAAATGTGAGTGAATACTCTGATGAAATGCAAATACACACAGGAAACCGGAGAGAGAATATACCCACAAAATAACACAcaagaaacaaaaaaagagaGAAGATAGTCCATGATTATGGCTTGATTTGTTGGATTGCTATTTTTCCCAACTGTACTAGAATATTAGAAAATGAAAGCACTAAACGACAAGTAAACCCTAAATGGAAAACAGAGGCACACCAAGAGCAGAGAAGCAGCTACATAGAAGATGAGTACAAAAGAGGCTGTCAACCACAATGGAGAGTTTAAAAAGCTGCTACACAAGACTAACCAGAGCAGTGTACAAAAATAGGGTCAAACAAAGAAGTCCGAAGTATTGTACCCCATTTAGCGATGCAGTATGGGGCTGGTTTATCTCTCTGCTACTATTAGAGATCTAAATGTAAAGCCAGTAATGAAAGACGATGGAACAGCAAGATCAGGGAAGCAGAAAATTACTATGCTTAAGAATATTACAGAAGAGACTGTCAACAACTATCGAAAGTATAAAACTTTAGTCAAACCTTACCAAGCAGTGTCTAAAGAATGGGTCAAACAAAGAGGTCCAAAGTGTTCTTCCCCTAATCAATCTACGATTCCGTAGGGGGTTGGCTAATCCTCCGCTATCTTTATAGATTTCTATAAAAATCTCCATAATCCAAATTGTCATGGCGTGGACCATCTAATCAGGCAGAAATCAGGTCACAGATAAATAGATAAAATATTCAAAACTTTTACCTAATTGTATAGGGTAAACTTTTTCACATTTGCAAATGTCATCCTCGTGCAATGCACTTACTTGACCTTGTAAATGGAAGAGTAGAATTCACTGACTGGAAAAAGGTAGAGGCTAAGGACATAATTTTGTAGTGAATAAGCATAGATTTTCAAATTTGTGAATTTTGAGCTTTATTTCATGGCTGAAACTTGAAATTCTTACtgaatttttcattctttttaggTTGATGGATACCCCATTTATAGCATGGCAACACCTACAATTGCAGGTGCAAAGGAGATGTTAACTTACCTTGGTGCAAAGCAGACGTCAAAAGAAGGATTTGCTAAAAGAGTAATTTTAACTGATCTGAGAGAAGAGGCTGTTGTTTATATCAATGGAACACCTTTTGTTCTTAGAGAATTGAATAAGCCTGTTGAATCCTTGAAGCATGTTGGAATCACTGGTCCATTGGTCAGTCTTTAATCAAATTTCCCTTTCAAACAATGGATATGATGATTTTATTAACTATTTAACTTCATTTTCCCCACAGGTGGAACACTTGGAGGCACGGTTAAAAGATGACATCCAATGTGAGATTAGACAATCTGGTGGTAGGATGCTTTTGCATCGTGAAGAGTATAGCCCAACTTCAAATCAAGTTAGTATCATTGGATATTGGGAGAACATATTCGTAGATGATGTTAAGACTCCTGCTGAGGTATATGCAAGCCTGAAGCATGAAGGGTATGACATAACCTATAGGAGGATACCATTGACTAGAGAGAAAGAAGCGCTGTCTTCGGATATTGATGCTATCCAATACTGTAAAGATGAGTAAGTGGCAGCACCTAATTTGCGGAACATTTAAATGTCTTCAACTTTTGAGACAGGTCATTCAAATATTCACTAGTCGTTGTTGTGAGGGAAAAGTTGGCATATTAGGACTGAGGCATAATTCATTGATTGTATATGAAAGCTGGATACCTTCTTGTCCTTCTGCAGCCATTACCATGACATTGACAGATTGCAATAGATCTTGAAGTAAAATCATGCCTGTGGAATGGCTTGTTGCTAGCAACTCTACTATATCTCGGAGAATGTCCAATTGGAAATAATATGATATGCCTTGCTATATTATGTTCTTATAATTGTGAGCTTAAGAATCTTGATCGAACTATCATTAACTTGTCATTGCCAATTTATACTAGTTAGTGACGCGAAAGCTACATTCCTGGAGTTGTCTGGCTTGATTTGGTGTTTGAGAAGATTTAATCGTTCATTTTTTGATAAGATAAATGTTGTAACgtgcttcttcttttttcgtAGTCTCTTCGAATCCAGAGAAAAAATCTATTCTGAGTCAGGTGCATGTGATTGACTGCCAAAGGGCAAATCtagtgatgatttttttttttacctgtgTTGGTGAAGAATTTATTTGATAGTTATTAATCAGTGACTTCCTTTTCTACGTTCTCATTCGAAGGAAAATTGAACTAAATGTTTTTCCTTTTCCCTGTCTCTAAACAGTGCTGCAGGATCTTACCTTTTTGTATCACACACTGGATTTGGAGGGATTGCTTATGCAATGGCTATTATTTGTTTAAGGCTTGAAGTTGAGGCTAAGTTTTCATTAGATATTCATCGACCATTGGAAAGTACTGTTCTTCCATGTCCACCTCTAGAgaatttcaatgttcaaatttcTGATGAAGAAGCACGGAGAATGGGTGACTATCGGGACATATTAAGCCTCACTAGGGTTCTTGTGCACGGGCCTGAGAGCAAGACAGATGTTGATGCTTTAATAGAAAGGTACGCATCGTCTACTATACATAAATGCATGGGTTTTCTTCTAGCTTCCTTTAGCAGTCCAGTCACCTGAAGTACTATACAGGAGATTAGTTGAGGGCATAGATTTCATACTCATACCATAAATTTTTTAAGGAATATTTAGATTCAATTAGGAATTCTCCAATCAACAGTAAAGGAACTAGTGACTGAACTTATCTGATTTTTGGGTGAAGACAATTAGTGAATCAAGTATATCCTTTAATGCTTATTAAGATATGTGTATACTAGGGGAATTGGGTAAAACTATTACTCCAAGATAAGAGGAGATATTGAGAGGGATGCAGTGACCCGTGGTATAGGTTATAAGGCCTAGGGAAGGGTGCTCGTTTCTGGTAAAGTCGTCTTACTATGGTACGTTTCTTAATAAAGATGTACAAATCTTCCCATGCCTATCTGTTTGGATCCCCAACAGCTCGAGAAAGATGTGTATTTTTTTTGTATGGTTGGCGGCTAAAGGAGTGATTCTGACTGCTGAAAACTTGAGGAAGAGGAGGAGCACTTATATTGGTGTTTCATGTGCAAAAATACAGGAAAGGATGTGGTCTGTGGACCACCTTTTATTGCATTGGTTAGATAGCTTCGCAACTATAGTGGAAGAGTCTAAGATGGTTTGGCTTTGGACCATGCCGGGTACGGTGAAGGCTTAGATAGCTTCACAACTTTGGTGGAAGATTTGGGGTGGTTTGCTTTTGAACCATGCTGTTTACGGTGAAGGATGTTATATTCAGTTGGGATTTTAGATGACAGAAGAGAAGACGTAGGGCATGGTATATTGCTTCATTGGCTTTAATGTGGGTAGTATGGAGAGCGAAATGGAAGAGCTTTTGAACGAAGTGAGCTTGATTTTGTACATCTGAAGAATAATCTCTTAACTTTCTCTTTGGTGTACCACTAGCTTCTTATTTCTAATGAAGGATGGGTGTCTTTTACTGCAGAGAACCATTTATTTTTGTACGTTCTCCATTTTTTGGTATACTTCTTGTATATTGGAGCTTTTACCATTATTAATGAAATAATTCCTTGGTAGAACAGACAAATAGATCTACCTTGGCTTTCTTAGGATCAAGTTCAATTGTATACTTTGTTTTCCTTTTGGTGTAAGGCGGACTTCTTAAATGAAGCAGAATCAATACTTAGCTTATTAGAGTCCTTATAGGATTGGAAAGAGTTTCTACTTTTTTCTCTTATGTAATATTGCCCGTACAAAATCAGGATAAACCTTCAGGACTGGGAAGTAGCCAAATTCCAATGCCTAGTAGAAATGCTTGACAAGCAAAAGCACATTTCATGCTAATCAGGACTCATGGAGGTAGGGGTTGGGAAAAATTGTTTGTTTTGAGTAAAGTCAAATTATCATAAGCTGTTGTTGAGGGAGGAATTAGGTTTTCCGTTTTCCATACTTTCTCAGTATGGATTCCTCAGCAAAAGGtgttcttttttacttttttggGCAGCGAGTGGAGCAATATTGACATTTGAGAATTTGAAAAAGAGGCGGATTACATATGTCAGTTGGTGCTTCAAATGCAATTGTTAAGGTGAAGATGTGAACCACAGGCTCCTCCTACCTTGTCCGATGGCAATTCGGTTGTAGTGCGAGATTTG
The sequence above is a segment of the Lycium barbarum isolate Lr01 chromosome 6, ASM1917538v2, whole genome shotgun sequence genome. Coding sequences within it:
- the LOC132644875 gene encoding uncharacterized protein LOC132644875 isoform X1, producing MRSMSIPKEPEQVMKQRDGSVLGKKTILKSDHFPGCQNKRLSPHIDGAPNYRKADSLHVHGVAIPTVEGIQNVLDHIGAQLSGKKTHILWINLREEPVIYINGRPFVLREIERPFSNLEYTGINRKRVEQMEDRLKEDVLLEAARYGNKILVTDELPDGQMVDQWEPVTYDSVKTPLQVYEELQSKEYLVEYERVPITDEKSPKELDFDILVRRVSQADVKTQIIFNCQMGRGRTTTGMVIATLVYLNRIGASGIPRSNSIGRVSDCISNLNDTLANSEEAIRRGEYAVIRSLTRVLEGGVEGKRQVDKVIDKCSSMQNLREAIAIYRNSILRQPDEMKKEAALSFFVEYLERYYFLICFAVYLHTQRDALFSTLPAHCSFSDWMKARPELYSIIRRLLRRDPMGALGYTSLKSSLDKLVDTADTRPSEMGQVAALRNGEVLGPQTVLKSDHCPGCQHPDLPEILEGAPNFREIPGFPVYGVANPTVSGIRSVIQRIGSSKGGRPVFWHNMREEPVIYINGKPFVLREVERPYKNMLEYTGIDRERVEKMEARLKDDIMREADRYQGAIMVIHETDDGQIFDAWEHVSSDAVQTPVEVFKCLEADGFPIKYARVPITDGKAPKSSDFDVLSFNIASASKDTAFVFNCQMGIGRTTTGTVTACLLKLRIDCGRPIRVLHDASNLDLGGGMSSGDENEGQAHPPASLVLKSRPQTHTNDTFGINDILLLSKITRLFDNGVECREALDAIIDRCSALQNIRQAVLQYRELFNQQHNEPRDRKVALNRGAEYLERYFRLIAFAAYLGSEAFDGFCGQGESRMSFKDWLHKRPEVQAMKWSIRLRPGRFFTIPEELRAPHESQHGDAVMEAIVKDRNGSVLGKGSILKMYFFPGQRTSSHIQIHGAPHVYKVDGYPIYSMATPTIAGAKEMLTYLGAKQTSKEGFAKRVILTDLREEAVVYINGTPFVLRELNKPVESLKHVGITGPLVEHLEARLKDDIQCEIRQSGGRMLLHREEYSPTSNQVSIIGYWENIFVDDVKTPAEVYASLKHEGYDITYRRIPLTREKEALSSDIDAIQYCKDDAAGSYLFVSHTGFGGIAYAMAIICLRLEVEAKFSLDIHRPLESTVLPCPPLENFNVQISDEEARRMGDYRDILSLTRVLVHGPESKTDVDALIERCAGAGHLREDIVQYSQELERNLDGDEERRAYLMDMGIRALRRYFFLITFRSYLYCCSPAEITFSEWMDARPELGHLCDNLRIDI
- the LOC132644875 gene encoding uncharacterized protein LOC132644875 isoform X2 codes for the protein MRSMSIPKEPEQVMKQRDGSVLGKKTILKSDHFPGCQNKRLSPHIDGAPNYRKADSLHVHGVAIPTVEGIQNVLDHIGAQLSGKKTHILWINLREEPVIYINGRPFVLREIERPFSNLEYTGINRKRVEQMEDRLKEDVLLEAARYGNKILVTDELPDGQMVDQWEPVTYDSVKTPLQVYEELQSKEYLVEYERVPITDEKSPKELDFDILVRRVSQADVKTQIIFNCQMGRGRTTTGMVIATLVYLNRIGASGIPRSNSIGRVSDCISNLNDTLANSEEAIRRGEYAVIRSLTRVLEGGVEGKRQVDKVIDKCSSMQNLREAIAIYRNSILRQPDEMKKEAALSFFVEYLERYYFLICFAVYLHTQRDALFSTLPAHCSFSDWMKARPELYSIIRRLLRRDPMGALGYTSLKSSLDKLVDTADTRPSEMGQVAALRNGEVLGPQTVLKSDHCPGCQHPDLPEILEGAPNFREIPGFPVYGVANPTVSGIRSVIQRIGSSKGGRPVFWHNMREEPVIYINGKPFVLREVERPYKNMLEYTGIDRERVEKMEARLKDDIMREADRYQGAIMVIHETDDGQIFDAWEHVSSDAVQTPVEVFKCLEADGFPIKYARVPITDGKAPKSSDFDVLSFNIASASKDTAFVFNCQMGIGRTTTGTVTACLLKLRIDCGRPIRVLHDASNLDLGGGMSSGDENEGQAHPPASLVLKSRPQTHTNDTFGINDILLLSKITRLFDNGVECREALDAIIDRCSALQNIRQAVLQYRELFNQQHNEPRDRKVALNRGAEYLERYFRLIAFAAYLGSEAFDGFCGQGESRMSFKDWLHKRPEVQAMKWSIRLRPGRFFTIPEELRAPHESQHGDAVMEAIVKDRNGSVLGKGSILKMYFFPGQRTSSHIQIHGAPHVYKVDGYPIYSMATPTIAGAKEMLTYLGAKQTSKEGFAKRVILTDLREEAVVYINGTPFVLRELNKPVESLKHVGITGPLVEHLEARLKDDIQCEIRQSGGRMLLHREEYSPTSNQVSIIGYWENIFVDDVKTPAEVYASLKHEGYDITYRRIPLTREKEALSSDIDAIQYCKDDAAGSYLFVSHTGFGGIAYAMAIICLRLEVEAKFSLDIHRPLESTVLPCPPLENFNVQISDEEARRMGDYRDILSLTRVLVHGPESKTDVDALIERCRSFTRRYSSIFTGAGKELRWR